Proteins encoded together in one Arvicanthis niloticus isolate mArvNil1 chromosome 7, mArvNil1.pat.X, whole genome shotgun sequence window:
- the Bcl2l10 gene encoding bcl-2-like protein 10 — MGDPLQERTRRLLTDYILFCAREPGTPEPPPTSVEAAVLRSVTRQIQQKHQDFFSSLRDYQGNRPELVRWMTGILFSSDRDFTWGHLVALLALAGTLMNQGPCRTVEQRRDLRNRLQVDQDCYLTVNLLYNLLMDRHRSWLEAHGGWDGFCRFFKNSSPPDFWSRLLIWAFLSGLFATAVFYIWKHL, encoded by the exons ATGGGCGACCCGCTGCAGGAACGCACTAGACGGCTGCTGACTGACTACATATTGTTCTGCGCACGGGAACCGGGCACCCCGGAGCCACCGCCCACGTCTGTCGAGGCGGCCGTGCTGCGCTCTGTCACTAGGCAGATCCAACAGAAGcaccaggattttttttcctcccttcgcGACTACCAGGGCAACCGCCCTGAGCTGGTGAGATGGATGACAGGTATATTGTTCTCCAGTGACCGAGACTTCACCTGGGGCCACCTGGTGGCGCTCCTGGCCTTAGCGGGGACGCTTATGAATCAAGGCCCTTGCAGGACTGTCGAGCAAAGGAGGGATCTGAGGAATCGTCTCCAAGTGGACCAAGACTGCTACCTCACAGTGAACTTGCTGTATAACCTGCTCATGGACCGGCACCGCTCCTGGCTGGAGGCTCACGGTGGCTGG GATGGCTTTTGCCGCTTCTTCAAGAACTCCTCACCACCTGACTTCTGGAGCAGACTGCTGATTTGGGCTTTTCTGTCAGGCCTCTTTGCAACAGCCGTCTTTTATATCTGGAAACATTtgtaa